One window of the Pseudomonas knackmussii B13 genome contains the following:
- a CDS encoding glutathione S-transferase family protein — protein sequence MSELILHHYPTSPFAEKARLLLGFKQLSWHSVQIPPIMPKPDLMALTGGYRKTPVLQVGADIYCDTSLIARRLEQEKATPALFPEGQEFSVAAFAAWADSVLFTHGVSLVFQPESIAVRFGKLPPEFVKAFVADRSQLFSGGSATRLPAEQARQQWPVFMARLEQQLSREEGDFLFGEPSLADFAVAHVLWFVKATPVTSPLVDAYPAVAAWLGRVLGFGHGAPVEMSGEQAIAVARDSQPAALPDEPFSDPNGFQAGQHVAVAATDYGVDPVEGELLHVGSEEIILRREDPRAGVVHVHFPRVGFRIEAR from the coding sequence ATGTCCGAGCTGATCCTGCACCACTACCCGACTTCCCCCTTCGCCGAGAAGGCCCGCCTGCTGCTGGGCTTCAAGCAGCTGTCGTGGCACTCGGTGCAGATCCCGCCGATCATGCCCAAGCCCGACCTGATGGCGCTCACCGGCGGCTACCGCAAGACACCGGTGCTGCAGGTCGGTGCCGACATCTACTGCGACACCTCGCTGATCGCGCGCCGCCTGGAGCAGGAAAAGGCCACGCCGGCGCTGTTCCCCGAAGGCCAGGAGTTCAGCGTCGCAGCCTTTGCTGCCTGGGCCGACTCGGTGCTGTTCACCCACGGCGTGAGCCTGGTGTTCCAACCTGAATCCATCGCCGTGCGCTTCGGCAAGCTGCCGCCGGAATTCGTCAAGGCCTTCGTTGCCGATCGCAGCCAACTGTTCAGTGGCGGTAGCGCCACGCGCCTGCCGGCCGAGCAAGCCCGGCAGCAGTGGCCGGTATTCATGGCGCGGCTGGAGCAGCAACTGAGCCGTGAGGAGGGCGATTTCCTCTTCGGCGAGCCGTCGCTGGCGGACTTCGCCGTGGCCCATGTGCTCTGGTTCGTGAAAGCCACGCCGGTGACTTCGCCGCTGGTCGATGCCTATCCCGCGGTGGCGGCCTGGTTGGGTCGCGTGCTCGGCTTCGGCCATGGCGCGCCGGTGGAAATGAGCGGCGAGCAGGCCATTGCCGTGGCCCGCGACAGTCAGCCGGCCGCCCTGCCGGACGAACCCTTCAGCGACCCGAACGGCTTCCAGGCCGGCCAACACGTGGCGGTGGCGGCGACCGACTACGGCGTCGATCCGGTGGAAGGGGAGCTGCTGCACGTGGGCAGCGAAGAAATCATCCTGCGCCGCGAAGACCCGCGCGCCGGGGTGGTGCATGTGCACTTCCCGCGCGTCGGCTTCCGCATCGAGGCGCGTTAA
- the yejK gene encoding nucleoid-associated protein YejK codes for MPIRHAIVHLIDKKPDGNPATLHARDAELGDSQAIENLMADLNESYNAKPNKAWGLFQEESGAFPFSGWLAEYLDGGKDFVAFSKQAVEHLKSLMEESNLSTGGHVLFCHYQQGMTDYLSIALLHHSEGVAVTDALEVTPSRHLDLGQLHMAARINCSEWRNNKTSKQYISFIKGKGGKKVSDYFRDFIGCTEGVDAPGETRTLLKAFSDYVESEDLPEEQAREKTDVLVDYATSQAKIGEPMALDALSELMDEQAPRAFYDYIRNKDYGLAPEIPADKRTLNQFRRFTGRAEGLSISFEAHLLGSKVEYDEERDMLIIRGLPTQLQDQLKRRK; via the coding sequence ATGCCGATTCGTCACGCCATCGTCCACCTGATCGACAAGAAGCCCGACGGCAACCCCGCCACGCTGCACGCGCGCGACGCCGAACTGGGCGATTCCCAGGCCATCGAGAACCTCATGGCCGACCTCAACGAGAGCTACAACGCCAAGCCGAACAAGGCCTGGGGCCTGTTCCAGGAGGAGTCCGGCGCCTTCCCGTTCAGCGGCTGGCTGGCCGAGTACCTGGACGGCGGCAAGGACTTCGTCGCCTTCAGCAAGCAGGCGGTGGAGCACCTGAAGAGCCTGATGGAAGAGTCCAACCTCTCCACTGGCGGCCACGTGCTGTTCTGCCACTACCAGCAGGGCATGACCGACTACCTGAGCATCGCCCTGCTGCACCACAGCGAAGGCGTGGCGGTGACCGACGCGCTGGAGGTCACGCCCTCCCGCCACCTCGACCTCGGCCAGCTGCACATGGCGGCGCGGATCAACTGCTCGGAGTGGCGCAACAACAAGACCTCCAAGCAGTACATCTCCTTCATCAAGGGCAAGGGCGGCAAGAAGGTCTCGGACTACTTCCGCGACTTCATCGGCTGCACCGAAGGCGTCGACGCGCCGGGCGAGACGCGCACCCTGCTCAAGGCCTTCAGCGACTACGTGGAAAGCGAGGACCTGCCCGAAGAGCAAGCGCGCGAGAAGACCGACGTGCTGGTCGACTACGCCACCAGCCAGGCCAAGATCGGCGAGCCGATGGCCCTGGACGCGCTCTCCGAGCTGATGGACGAACAGGCCCCGCGCGCCTTCTACGACTACATCCGCAACAAGGACTACGGCCTGGCGCCGGAGATCCCGGCGGACAAGCGCACCCTCAACCAGTTCCGCCGCTTCACCGGCCGCGCCGAGGGGCTGTCGATCAGCTTCGAGGCGCACCTGCTGGGCAGCAAGGTGGAGTACGACGAAGAGCGCGACATGCTGATCATCCGCGGCCTGCCGACGCAGTTGCAGGATCAGCTCAAGCGCCGGAAATAA
- a CDS encoding TAXI family TRAP transporter solute-binding subunit, with product MQRLINMLRDLAILVRANLWVVPVLAALVFAVFYFVAPPAPMTATMTTGVADGGYVAFANKLKVELAKQGFELKLVPSAGSRQNMERLLDEHSGIDIGLVQSGQERQFEPQQRDKLRSLGAMFQEPLWLFQRRDVSIDQLTDLLNLRVAMGSPGSGTEAITAALLEANGIDAAHYPPGWQASGSDIAASALLAGSLDAAFFVGPAENPLIQRLAASPKLMLAGFRRAAAYEARLPFLKHVQLGEGLLNLQQNVPHRNLVTLSPLATLVVNDNFHPALTPLILEAARQVMKPGTLLDAPGAFPSAEPHTLRLAEDAERYYKSGLPLLQRFLPFRIASLADRYIVLLIPFIAILIPLFKSVGPLYRWRIRARIYRWYRFLREIDRHLDEHTGSAELTREIERLEKLEAELSRVEVPLSYYNELYELHLHLNYVIRRLRQLRRNRRERENLPRDSAA from the coding sequence ATGCAACGCCTGATCAACATGCTGCGCGACCTCGCCATCCTGGTCCGCGCCAACCTGTGGGTGGTCCCGGTGCTGGCGGCGCTGGTGTTCGCGGTCTTCTATTTCGTCGCGCCGCCCGCCCCGATGACCGCGACCATGACCACCGGCGTGGCCGATGGCGGCTACGTGGCCTTCGCCAACAAGCTCAAGGTCGAGCTGGCCAAGCAGGGCTTCGAGCTGAAGCTGGTGCCCAGCGCCGGCTCGCGACAGAACATGGAGCGGCTGCTGGACGAGCACAGCGGCATCGACATCGGCCTCGTGCAGAGCGGCCAGGAACGCCAGTTCGAGCCGCAGCAACGCGACAAGCTGCGCAGCCTCGGCGCCATGTTCCAGGAGCCGCTGTGGCTGTTCCAGCGCCGTGACGTGAGCATCGACCAGCTCACCGACCTGCTGAACCTGCGCGTCGCCATGGGTTCGCCGGGCAGCGGCACCGAGGCGATCACCGCGGCGCTGCTCGAGGCCAACGGCATCGACGCCGCGCACTACCCGCCCGGCTGGCAGGCCAGCGGCAGCGACATCGCCGCCTCCGCTCTGCTTGCCGGCAGCCTGGACGCGGCCTTCTTCGTCGGCCCGGCGGAGAACCCGCTGATCCAGCGCCTGGCCGCCAGTCCCAAGCTGATGCTTGCCGGCTTCCGCCGCGCCGCCGCTTACGAGGCGCGCCTGCCATTCCTCAAGCACGTGCAGCTGGGCGAGGGCCTGCTGAACCTGCAACAGAACGTGCCCCACCGCAATCTCGTCACCCTCTCGCCGCTGGCCACGCTGGTGGTCAACGACAACTTCCACCCGGCGCTCACGCCGCTGATCCTCGAAGCCGCGCGCCAGGTGATGAAGCCCGGCACCCTGCTCGACGCGCCCGGCGCCTTCCCCAGCGCCGAGCCGCACACCCTGCGCCTGGCCGAGGACGCCGAGCGCTACTACAAGAGCGGCCTGCCGTTGCTGCAGCGCTTCCTGCCATTCCGCATCGCCTCGCTGGCCGACCGTTACATCGTCCTGCTGATTCCCTTCATCGCCATCCTCATCCCGCTGTTCAAGTCGGTCGGGCCGCTGTACCGCTGGCGCATCCGTGCGCGCATCTACCGCTGGTACCGCTTCCTGCGCGAGATCGACCGGCACCTGGACGAACATACCGGCAGCGCCGAGCTGACCCGCGAGATCGAGCGCCTGGAAAAGCTGGAGGCCGAGCTGTCCCGCGTCGAAGTGCCGCTGTCGTACTACAACGAGCTGTACGAACTGCACCTGCACCTGAACTACGTGATCCGCCGCCTGCGCCAGCTGCGCCGCAACCGCCGCGAACGGGAAAACCTGCCGCGCGACTCGGCGGCCTGA
- the sbcD gene encoding exonuclease subunit SbcD, producing the protein MRILHTSDWHLGQHFMGKSREAEHRAFCRWLVEQVRENAVDAVLIAGDIFDTGAPPSYAREQYNRFIVELRETGAALVVLGGNHDSVAMLEESRELLAVLGTRVVAAVGTDLDQQLLVLPQRDGTPGALLCAIPFIRPRDLLSSQAGQSAQDKQLALQQGIQAHYQALFALAEAKRAELGGQLPIVATGHLTTVGASASESVREIYVGSLEAFPTSAFPQADYIALGHIHRPQKVGGLEHIRYCGSPIPLSFDEARQTKEVLLVDLDENGLRAVAPLPVPCFQHLQSLAGNLESLPAALAEAARLGTSVQPVWLEVLVREDDYLSDLQVRIEKLCAELPVEVLRTRRERGNQQAGLFSEARETLDELSAEDVFEQRLDAETLEPPLRRQLTGLYREVVAELSEEQA; encoded by the coding sequence ATGCGCATCCTCCACACCTCCGACTGGCACCTCGGCCAGCACTTCATGGGCAAGAGCCGCGAGGCCGAACACCGCGCCTTCTGCCGCTGGCTGGTGGAGCAGGTGCGCGAAAATGCCGTGGACGCGGTGCTGATCGCCGGCGACATCTTCGACACCGGCGCGCCGCCCAGCTACGCCCGCGAGCAGTACAACCGCTTCATCGTCGAGCTTCGCGAGACTGGCGCGGCGCTGGTGGTGCTCGGCGGCAACCACGACTCGGTGGCGATGTTGGAAGAGTCGCGCGAGCTGCTGGCGGTACTCGGCACGCGAGTTGTCGCGGCCGTGGGGACGGACCTCGACCAGCAACTGCTGGTGCTGCCGCAACGCGACGGCACGCCCGGCGCGCTGTTGTGCGCGATCCCCTTCATCCGCCCGCGCGACCTGCTTTCCAGCCAGGCCGGGCAGAGCGCGCAGGACAAGCAACTCGCCCTGCAGCAAGGCATCCAGGCGCATTACCAGGCGCTCTTCGCCCTCGCCGAAGCCAAGCGCGCGGAGCTGGGCGGCCAGCTGCCGATCGTGGCGACCGGGCACCTGACCACCGTGGGCGCCAGCGCCAGCGAATCGGTGCGCGAGATCTACGTTGGCAGCCTGGAGGCGTTCCCCACCAGCGCCTTCCCGCAGGCCGACTACATCGCCCTCGGACATATCCACAGGCCGCAGAAGGTCGGCGGCCTGGAGCACATCCGCTATTGCGGCTCGCCGATCCCCCTGAGTTTCGACGAGGCGCGGCAGACGAAGGAGGTGTTGCTGGTCGACCTCGACGAGAACGGCCTGCGCGCCGTGGCGCCGCTGCCGGTGCCGTGCTTCCAGCACCTGCAATCGCTGGCCGGCAACCTCGAAAGCCTGCCCGCCGCGCTGGCCGAAGCCGCGCGCCTGGGCACGTCGGTACAGCCGGTATGGCTCGAAGTGCTGGTGCGCGAGGACGACTACCTCAGCGACCTGCAGGTGCGCATCGAGAAACTCTGCGCCGAACTGCCGGTGGAAGTGCTGCGCACCCGCCGCGAGCGCGGCAACCAGCAGGCGGGGCTGTTCAGCGAGGCGCGCGAGACGCTCGACGAGTTGTCCGCCGAGGACGTCTTCGAACAGCGCCTGGACGCCGAGACCCTGGAGCCGCCGCTGCGCCGGCAACTGACCGGGTTGTACCGCGAAGTCGTCGCCGAGCTGAGCGAGGAGCAAGCCTGA